ACCCTATACCTACCATCAACAAACGTAGTTATTGTGGTGTGCCCTCCGGACACTAGAACTACTAATGGGTCTTCAGCTCCGGTTGTTAGCCTGGCGATCTCTATGTGGCCAATGGCATGGTTTACACGAACCAGTGGCTTATTTAGAAGAGCTGCTAGGGCTCTAGCTATAGTAGCTCCAGTACGGAGACAAGGACCTAAGCCTGGACCTGCCGAGAAGGCTATTAGATCTATATCCTTTAGCGTCACCTTTGCCTCCCGTAAAGCCTCCTTTAACACCCTAACTCCTACTTGGCTATGATGTTGAGCACTTTCCCTTGGATGTATTCCTCTGCCTAGGGGTGGTTTGTAGACATCCTTTACATCGGACATGATTTCTCCATCCTCGTTTGCAATAGAGACCCCAAAAGTATGAGCAGTGCATTCTATTCCGAGTGAAAGTAGAGGTCTGCCTCTCAACCTACTCACTTTTAAGGTTGCTTAACTAAAAAGGCTGAGGCTATGAGCGGCTGGAAGAGATTAAAGAAGGGGGCTGAGGCAGAACTTTATTTGACTCAATGGCTTGGCTTACCAGTAGTTGTAAAGCGGAGAGTGCCTAAGCCGTATCGGAGGCCGGACTTTGACCTTCAATTAAGGAGGGCCAGGACACTGAAGGAGGCTTCGCTAATGATAGCTGCTCGAAAGCAGGGGGTGCCCGTTCCTTTATTATTGTGCGTTGATGTTGCGGAGACTTCGCTAATCATGGAGTACCTCGAGGGGCCTACTCTTAGAGACTTACTGGTGGCTGGTATCGATGTGGAGGAGGCTATGCGTCAAGTGGGTCGTTACATTGGTAGGCTTCATTATGGGGGCCTAGTCCATGGCGACTTAACTACCTCCAATATGATAGTGCTGGACAACAAGGTATTTCTACTAGACTTCGGGCTGGGGGACTATAGCGCCTCCATAGAGGCAAGAGGGGTTGACCTACACTTAATGCTCAGAGCTCTTGAAAGCCTAGTACCAAGTAGGGCTCATAAGCTCTTTGCCACGGTGTTGAAAGGATACGCAGAGGTAATGAGTGGTTTAACACAGGAAGTAGTTAAGAGGGCAATGCTAGTTAGGCTAAGAGGTAGATATGTAGAGGAGAGGAGGAGTCAGTAAACTTTTAGCTTAAGTAGAGTTACTTGCTTATCTTAGTGGGGATTAATGAGCTTAGACGATGTCGATTTTAAGATCCTCAGGCTCCTTCAAGAAGATGCGAGGACCCCCTTCTCAAGGATAGCCAGGCAGGTAGGTATTAGTGAAGGAACAGTGCATATGAGGGTCAAGAAGTTAAAAAAGTTGGGTGCCTTAAGGGGCTTCCAAGCTCTTGTAAATCCACTGAGCGTTGGTAAGGGATTTACCGCCATCACATTAGTAAAGGCAGACCCTGCTAAGCACTCTGAAATCTTGGAGAGACTTAAGTCCATGCCCGATATTTACGAAGTATACGACGTCACCGGTGAGTACGACGCAGTAGTTAAACTTCGCTCAGAGAGTAAGGAAGGATTGGCCTCAATTATAGATAGCATAGGCCAAATAGCTGGAGTATCTGCTACTTTGACAATGGTAGTCTTAAAAACTGTAAAAGAAGAATATAGAATTCGCTTTTAACCTCCTTAACAAGAACAGTCTCTGTAAGCTCCCTCGTCAATGAAGGAGTGGCCTAGGGCTTTTCCGTTTTTAGCACATCTTCATGATTTAACTGCCGTGTCATACTCACCGGGGTTTGCTATGGCTACAATTATATGCTTAGCGCGCCGCGAAAAAGGCCTTACACCTTAGAGGGCGCCGAGGAAGTGTGCCTTGAGCCTGCAAGCTTCTTAAAGTTAAATGGGAGGTGTGGCACTCCCTTATATTGTCATTACTAAGCTTAATGCGTCACCGTGGGGAGTGAAGTTAATAAAACAGTGCTCCTCTAAAACTGTCGTTGAAACCAGAGGTCTCCCTCGAAGATTTAAAAAGGCTTGACTTAAGGGTAGTTAAAGTTCTAGAAGCTGAGCGCATTCCAGGGTTGTCCAAAGTGTTGAAACTCAGGGTGGATATTGGAGGGGAAGTAAGAGATATAGTGGCTGGAGGGGCTGAGTTTTACAGCCCGGAGTATTTTAAGGGGAGAGTCTTCATAGCTATAGTTAACTTGCGAGAAAAACATATCGGAGGCGTAGTATCAAGGGGTATGTTACTAGCCGCTGATCTTGGAGGTAAGCCGGTGTGGCTAACTGTAATGGAAGACGTGCCTCCAGGCACTAAGGTTAAGTAGCTACTTTTCACCTAATTGCTGGAAATAGACCACAGAATGCTCACTCGGAACTTACTTCTGATATAACAGAAGGCGGTTACTCCCTTAAAGAAGTAAGGGGAAGGGGGCGGCCAGTCCAGCTTCCTTAAGCTAAGTGTAAGAAGGCTGTAGGCACCTCACCGCCGGCGCAGGACCACTATCTAATTGCCCCCTTGAGCAGGCTTTCAGTCTCTTCATTGCATATAGATACTGAGGATATGTTTTAAGCCTTAACATTTAGTGGAATTAGCCTATTGCTTCGAATATCTCCAGGACAAGGCTTAAGGACGTGCTCTATGCTAAGCCTATGGCGACCCTTCTAGCTGAGAGGCCACGCAATAACTCATAGATGTTCTCGCACATATAGTTAAGGAAGCTTAGAGAGGGAGAGCTGCAAGCTCTCCAATGATTCCAGTGAGCTAGAGTTTGGGCTATTATTTATGATGGTCAGCGACGAAATTGAAATTCATCCCCTAGTCAACGTTGATAGGCTTGAGTCTAAGCGAGCAAGGCCTACATGTAATAGACAACTGGGCCCGGTGGGATTTGAACCCACGACCTTCCGGTTATCAGCTTCGTCCCACCTGCCTATACAACGGGTGGTCGGACGCTCCAACCAAGCTGAGCTACGGGCCCAAAACTAGAAGGTCGAGAGAGGTCATAAAAGATTTATCTCTTAATGCTTCCATAAGGCTGTACATAGGCAGCGAGTTCACCTAGCTAACTAAAACTGAGTAACCTTGGGCGATTGGGAGTGGCGGGCTGAACGCCTCGGCCGAAGCCTCGGCGCTTACACCCCCACCCCATCAACCCCCTCTTCTAGGGGAGCCCTCGTCCACGGCTTTAAGCCGTGGAGTGGCCGCCTCGTCTCGGGGAGGGCTTCCCGCTTAGATGCTTTCAGCGGTTATCCCCTACGGCGTGGCTGCCCGGCTATGCCCTGTCGGACAACCGGTAGACTAGAGGCCGCAGTGCCCCGTTCCTCTCGTACTGAGGGCACTTTCCCCTCAGGCGGCCGCGCCCCCGGCAGGTAGAGACCGACCTGTCTCACGACGGTCTAAACCCATCTCACGTTCCCCTTTAATGGGCGGGCAGCCCCACCCTTGGGGGCTGCTTCACCCCCAGGATGGGAAGAGACGACGTCTGGGTACCAATCCGCGGGGTCGATGTGGGCTCTCACCCGCGACGAGCCGGTTATTCCCGGGGTAACTTTTCTGTCATGCCCAGCCCCCACCGAAGGGGGCATGAGCGGTCGCTAGGCCTGGCTTTCGCCGCCGAGCTCCTTGCTTTCAAGAGCTCGGTCAGGCCAGCTTTTGGCCTTACCCTCTACGGCGGGTTTCTGACCCGCCTGAGCTGACCTTTGGGCGCCCTCGATATCTTTTCGAGGGCGTGCCGCCCCAGCCGAACTGCCCACCTGCCGTTGTCCTGGGTTGCCCCAGTAAGAAGCATAGCCACTGAAGGTCGGTGTTTCATTAGCGCCTTCCCACCCCCCGGAGAGGATGGTTCACTGGCTCCCG
The nucleotide sequence above comes from Candidatus Nezhaarchaeota archaeon. Encoded proteins:
- a CDS encoding Lrp/AsnC family transcriptional regulator, which codes for MSLDDVDFKILRLLQEDARTPFSRIARQVGISEGTVHMRVKKLKKLGALRGFQALVNPLSVGKGFTAITLVKADPAKHSEILERLKSMPDIYEVYDVTGEYDAVVKLRSESKEGLASIIDSIGQIAGVSATLTMVVLKTVKEEYRIRF
- a CDS encoding Kae1-associated kinase Bud32; the protein is MSGWKRLKKGAEAELYLTQWLGLPVVVKRRVPKPYRRPDFDLQLRRARTLKEASLMIAARKQGVPVPLLLCVDVAETSLIMEYLEGPTLRDLLVAGIDVEEAMRQVGRYIGRLHYGGLVHGDLTTSNMIVLDNKVFLLDFGLGDYSASIEARGVDLHLMLRALESLVPSRAHKLFATVLKGYAEVMSGLTQEVVKRAMLVRLRGRYVEERRSQ
- a CDS encoding tRNA-binding protein, with product MKPEVSLEDLKRLDLRVVKVLEAERIPGLSKVLKLRVDIGGEVRDIVAGGAEFYSPEYFKGRVFIAIVNLREKHIGGVVSRGMLLAADLGGKPVWLTVMEDVPPGTKVK